TGGGAGCACAGTACCAGACTGAAATTTCGGACAGCGATAATCGCGACATGCAGCGATGTGCTTGGAGTAATAAGCTTAACGGTCGTTTGTATCGCTGGCTCCCCTTTCCGATGGAAATACCTGCAACTTGtgataaacaaattaatcgaGGTGAAGAGtcgttttacaaatatttttaccattcCATCAACGGTCGAAATGATAGCAAAGCGTTTCcgcatttttatttcaggtAGATAGAAAAATCGGTGTATCGTCTGCAAAGAAAGCTCGAAGATTCACGAtttgtttaacgatatgtagccTCGTCTATCTCTGGTTCAATTCGATTTTAGACTTTTATTCATGGAGTCGCAAAACAAAAAACGAAACATTTGCTGACAAAGGTCCTATTAATTATGCACCTCTATACGTAATGTACACCGTGATCATTTCGGCAGAAATCCAGTATAGCGTGGCAACGTATAATATAGGTCAGAGATTGGTCCGCTTGAACAGTAGCCTGAAAAGTATGTTGAATACAAATAACAGTAACAACGACGATGCGATCggttattttcgaaaattttccgaaacaggtaaataaaataagtcggaaacgtagaatatttttccatatgaGCCTTCGTTttcgaaaatgtaaatatttgaacgaatatttacaaaatttcctgTATGTACTTTCCCCTAATAATCTATGCTTAATctttaatctttcattttatcgacCAATACAACCGGAACGATATATTTGCTTAACCCAAGCAGCTAATGACATTGGAGACAAAAAAGGATGGAACATTACACCAAAACGGCAACTCGTATTGGGCAGCTATAGATTGTCACGGAAGATGGATGGTAAGtttactaaataattaatgaaaactgATCTGTAGAAGAATACGTTAATTCGACTTCACCTATCGTGATTATTTACAGAAAACAAAACCTACGTAAGCAGTATATCTGAATTGATAATGGTTCATTCTTTACTTTGCGACACAGTATCTCTCATAAATACTGCTTTCGGTGTCGTACTACTAGCCGTCACTGTATCTTGTCTATTACATCTAGTCATCACGCCGTATTTCTTGATCGTGCAAGCTAATGAAAAACACGAATGGATATTTCTAGTCGTACAAGCTGGATGGTGTATCATTCACATAAGCAGAATGCTGATAATCGTTCAACCTAGCTATTCCACAGTCGCGGAGGTAAAATATGAGAGAAAGCAAAGTGGAGAGGGGAGAAGGGAAAAACAATAGTTTAAAACTATTTCGATTTCAGGGAAAAAGAACGGCAGCTCTCGTTAGTCAGTTACTTTCTTGTTGTTTTGAAGCAGACGCCCGACGagaattggaaatattttcgcttCAATTGTTACATCGACCTTTGGAGTTCTCAGCATGCGGACTCTTTTCCTTGGACAGAAACTTAATAACGTCGGTAAGAATTCTTGATTACTCATATGAAAAGCAAATGCATTTAAGTAATACgtaaaacatatattattatatttatattgattgTGTGCATGTACGCACATATGATTTAGATCGCGGGAGTTATAACAACGTATCTCGTTATCCTGGTACAATACTGAGCAAGAGAGGAAGAGTGATAGAGAGACAATCGCATATTACGATAATGACATTTAATATACCAATTCTCGTAAACAGCggtaatatacaaatacaagTTACTCGTATCGTAATCCAACTACTAATAATAACGAGTTGTtccatcgatcgaacgatcgacgttTAATTAAGAGCGCACCTCGTACGGTGTCTAGAACTAGACGTCAGTCACAGCCTATCCAAAATATTCCTCGGCCTCGTCTTGCTGTATCTCTGAGAAGGGAATAAGATCGCCTAAAAACGGGAAACTTGAATAGTCTCGTTTGAAGAAACCAGGTATCTCCTCGTTGAATCAACTTATACGCCTATGTATACATACGATTGTATAAGACAAATACAACCTATCGTATACTGACTCATTTTCTCTCACTTTGTCCGATGCACTCTATGCACTCTTTTTCGTACAAATTACTCTAGCAATAAATATTGGATCGCTCCAAATATCTAACTGTGTGATGGTTGGCTATCGGCTCGCGCGCGACCTATATGTCTGCTTGTAACACACATCGTACAGACATAAATGATAAACGTGTGAACGTGTATCGCAGCTGACTTATCGTATTATGGATACACTTTCTGCATTGTCGAGAACCAAACAGTAACCAGATTGCTGCGAACGTTACTTCCTCGAGGTTCCTCGTTCGCGCGAGAGTGTTCAATTTACCGTGGCTGCTGTAACCGAAGGTTGCGCTTTCTGATGCGCAGCCTGCAGCAAATTATCGCAGCAACTATCTTTTGTCAGATTCAAACCTTTCGATCTTTGACAAGTCATCAAGTTCTCAGAATTTAACTCCGCATCGTTTTCTCCTTTGTTTTGATGACGAGCATTACACTGACAGGGACTTGTATGCCGATGAAGTCGAGAGAAACACTCGCTACAAACTCTCACGGGATTATACAGTTGTTCGCTGGGTAGTGGTGTCGAATTCTCGGAACAATCCGCACAGAAGATCTTACCGCAGCATCTGCGATAGATGAGCAAATAActcattgtaaaattatattcttgtaTTCATTCTACATTGAACTGTATTATATAACTAGTTTATCCAAAGATATTACTAAACAGTGATTACGACATTACAAATGCCACTGCCCTGTGTGCCGCGTACCTGCAATGATGTTTACGTCGTCCCAGCCAAAATTCCGTATCGCATCCCATGCATCGACTTACCGCGTGATCGGGTACCCAGAGAATAGGAGCAGGACCCAATTCTTCCACTGCTTCCCAAGACATGTCTGAAGGTAATGATTCTCCATGATCACCGGTACTTCCAACTGAATCTGGTAACGATCCctgaaacaaaaaatcatATTCAATCGACTTCCTTTAATTATACCtctgatattttctttcttcttttttttctatcttccttctttctttcctcctttcttctcccccccccccctctctctctctctctctcgtgaAAGTGTCTTATTAGAGaaactgtatttattttttgataatgcACGTTTTGATTACTTTGTGTAGAATAATTTGTAATCAACTCACAATATCATCAACACGATCGGTCTCTGCATTATGATTACAAACTTGCTTGATCAGAGCCATTCTCGTCGTATGTAATTCCTTCCTTAACGCTTCCTCCTTCaactgaaaaataataaaagaaagaaagaaagaaaagaaaaagaagggaaacaACATCATAATCTTCCAGTTCCAAACATTTCTTCCTTATTATTATGACCAACTGATCGAAATTAGTACCTTATGTTCCACGATAATCTGTTGTACACGCATCTGAACATCACAATGTATAAGGGGAAGACCATCAACATCGTCCAATCTATCAGGGTTATCTGGTACCGTATCTTGATAAGTTGGAGAAGCTGGACAAACGCTACTAGGTGTTCTCGATATCTGCGGTATGCTGGTATCACTAACGTCACTACCCTCGTTATGGTTGTGATTGTAATTTCGATTGCAAGAGCAACCGATTCGACTGGTTGCGCTGCTCTCGATCCATGGAGATACGATGTCCGGTGATGAatttttctccgtttttctgcttgaaaaaagaaaaaagaaacttgtGTTGTTTCGTTCAATCCGAATTCAAATTATCGActctatttttacattttgaatTTCGGACTCAAACTCGGGATCAAGTAAATATGTGTAACAGTTAACTTATTCATTATCTAGTTAATTAGCTTATTACGTTTGCATTTAATTCCTTGTACCGTAGAATGTACGACAATACGTATGTAATGGTACTTACGTTTCTTTATCAATCGCCTCGAGTACAGAATCGTTACTCGGTATTAGTGTGTCCGTTGAACTGTCTACCGATGGATTTACTGGCGAGTCGTTCAAAGTTTGCGTCGTCGTTGTGTAACTTTTTGCTTTGTCCTGATTCTCTGTTATGATTTTCTCTATTGTGTCACCAATAATACAATTCTCCGTGCAATTGTGTTTTCCTTTCTCGCTTGTTTCCGTGTCAAGCGTTAACGAATCAAATTTCCTGtcattatatacaataaatgatataacatttttttggtTCTCGATTCATGAATACAAAGTATTCacgaataaaacaaactaAACAAAATGACGTACTAAACTTATTTTCACATTGGACTTGTTTTATCAaagattaaattgaaataattacttcTCTACTGAAGCGCTTGGATCGCTGAGTCGACGGTGAAGATAGGCCGCATGATCGGGAGTGTGCATAAGATCACCGTATGAGCGAGTTTTAGTCATTTGTCCCTGTGGTTCTTCGTTCTCACCACCTTCGATATCTATCATCGTTACTCTTTGTTTATCGTCTCTGATACCGAGAAGAGATTCCATAGAACCTAAATATACTTCGGACCATAAAACAAGGTCGCGTACGTTACAACTTGGCCATAATAcctaaaatatacaaaaattattctaaacaTACTAAATGGTTGAAATGAAAAGCAATATGTTGcttattatataacaaaactTATGCGagaacaacgtataacatatgCTGTACAGAACTGATCGAACGACTAGTGACGACTTTATTACGGCTGgtatatatgataaaaaatatcttacttGATTCTTTAACGGAGAGTACAAATGATTTATGAAAGAGCTGGAATTGAGGAAACGCCAAACTGAAAATGTACGCTCCCGTATTCTTAACTGAAACCTTTCTTGCCTCGTGTTGCAGAGAAATGTGCCGAAAAGTTGTGAATATGTATGCTGTGCAAGTTTTACCTAAAATCAATCAAAGGTGTGCCAGCTTAGTAAATTAGCCTTCCGATAATCGGCCAACTCGATCTACttgattttttcaaaatagatACATATGAATTTCTAACTACTTACAAGGTATGCAGGAGACATTTGAAAACTGCatttgaattgtaaaattaactGATGTACACAGTCAAGCCACTGCAAAAATACTGGGCATCGCTCGTTTGGATCTTCGCAGCCAACAGTTTGCCCACAACGATCCGCGAATTTGTGTCCAAAGTCTAACCATTCTCTCTCACATAAAACTTGGAATCCCTAGCAACGATCAAATGGAATAACGAAACGATTATCAATTGCAAATAACAaacaagaaacgagaaaagtaCCTTTGGCATACCTCCATAGTTCGATAATAAGGATCGAGAAGGATCTGCGCTAAAGCGACTATCTGTGGTGTTCTATCCCAGCCGTCGCTACAATGCACCAATACTGGCCGGCCGTCTCTTTCTATCGCAGACGCTACAGTCACTGCAGCACGTAATAATCCAGACATATGTTGTAACCATCGTGTCCCTTCCAAAAGACTGAGCcaactatatattataaaagaagattaGAAAAGTTTTAGATCGTTTCACTTCCAATCGTAATAATAGGATAATAATATTGGTTCAATATGAAAAAGTGAAGAAAACAAATAGACTATTTACTTAGGTTGATCCGCATCCGAGGCACAGAGTTGTCTCACTGCGTGAAAACTCTTTCGTATCGAGTGAATATTTGgtaaattcataaattgtATGTCACAACTAGGATAATATTCAGGACACTCACATCCACCACCACGTGCTCTATTCGCCACAGCGGTTGTATATGATCTAGCATCCACAATTAAGACTTTCTGCAAACAACATATGCTAATTTTTTAAGGATCatcactttcaaatatttatataattggaACCTTTTTTGATTCGATGCtcacttttgttttatttgatgTGACGCTATCATCGGTAGTATCGGGATAGATGATAGATGAATCCATCATCGTCGATTCACCTTTATCATAGGAACATGCATCTGAGAGGGCCTTTAAAAGATGTTCGTCATCTGGACTTCGCCATCCAAGCCATCCAACTTCTGGCTGACTGCTTCGTGCTATTACTGCGCCATTATTCACGTGCCTTTGAAATTATGAAAGACGAGAATGTGACATACTATAATAAGATGCATAATAAggatacttttctttttatatatcaacATATATActtctttccttcttatttctttttttttatacctcCAAACAACAGCAGGGATTCGTCGAAAACTCCTAAATTTTGCCACAATCTCAAGTCTGTCATCAGGAATGCAAGAAGGAACCAGAAGCAATGGTGGATAGGATGGGCATATGCGATAATCTTTATTGATTTGACTTATGCGCCATGTACcatgcaaattaaattttagtcGTTCCACCtaagaaaagaaagtgaagagattaaattatatttaaattgtgtCTTATCTACATGTATTTACTTACAAGTTACTTACTTCTGAATTAAAGGTAGCATTATACGATATGTTATCTTTCCCTAATTTGGTATTATCTTTGCCTTCCTCGATAGACCAAgcataatatgcaaaagcAAATATATCTTCTATACTCTTTCGTGGGTAAGTCACCTTATGTAATCGTTTAAACCATTCCAAACAATGTTCGTTTGTGGCAAAGACACAACTGAAATCATTAAgttgtttttaatatcaaaatgataGGAATGCTATAAGTTtcaaaaaaatacaaaaatttcataccTCAGTGAACGAGCATCCTTGCAACCAATATGCAGGAAAAAAATCTCTTTAACTTCTAGCTGTTCTATTAAACCCAATGGAATATTGTAACATGCTTGACTTAATTGTAAATAGAGTCTATAATTAGAAAGAGCCAACACTCCATCCGACGTACGTCCAAGTGCTACAATGAATTCTCCGCTCAAAGGTGTAAATGGAACTGTAAGTGTTTGATCCTCGCATTCGAAATGTGTATGCTTTGGAAATAATTCCGAAGCATGTAAATGACAGATGGATTGCAAACTTGTTGGCTCTTCAGAACTCTCCATCTCCTCTCTATGTGACACATCATATACAAACTTCAGTCTCCTTCTTGAACATGAAAAGTTCTAATTGCGGGCTATATCTTTCTCACATAGTTTATAGACATAATGTGGAATTGGATCACTCCAATTTGtcacagatatatatattagttcTAGTTATTTActagtatatattaaaatacgcgTTTGGCCTGTTTGTTTCAATACGTTCAAGTAATCGCAAATATAcgttatcgaaaatttataaacagtcgcagtattatatattataacgattGATAATTATATGATCGTTTGAGCTATGGATAAACAGAAAATTCGTtaaacttatttaaaataacacgATGCATCTATAAACGAAACATCGACGTAACATAAGCGATAGgattttcgtttattatcgCTTATCGATTTGTGTCATTTTGGGACATTACCATATGTAGAAAtatcttgataaaaatatcttgaaacaaatatatacaaattgcaaaaaaaGTGTTCCATCTTCATAagatgaaaatgttaatttgtatttaccTAGATATCaagaaatttatatgataaatataaaaaatctatgGAGACAGTAGAATCGTTTAAATCGACATATGCATATTCGTCAACTGTCGAAGGTTGATAACACTACACAACCGATTTAATTGCATACAATTACCaaactaaataaatttgtatctaTAAGAAGGTGCTAAGAAAACGTTGAAGGATAAGAGAAACAATTTAAACTAAAACGGTCGAAAATTGTTCATGTTGTTTTTTCTAGAGAGCCGTGATAAACGAAAGGTGACAAGTTTACAACAACAACGATGTCTCACCTTGGATTGCGAAGTTTCTCCGCGATGGACGATATCCAACCGTTCTGATACTTCATACAAAATCCATGAACAGTCGTTTACACAAGGAGTACAATGTGGACATTACTCAATTaagagagagcgagaaagagaaagagatagaaaaagaacatTTCCCCGtgtaggaaaaaatataacgatttcGACGTCAAACTTGAAAGTATCTAAGTATTTCAGATTTGTTTTTAGCAGGTACGTAGATAGCTTACGGTATAAACGATTCCGCTAGATTTATGCCAGCTCAATCCAAACGCGATCACTTTTCGTTACGGCAATTCAGGGGAATGGCCAGCATCACAGGGAGCGATCTCCATTAATTGAATTGTTTgcttctcttcccttttttccttttcttct
This is a stretch of genomic DNA from Bombus pyrosoma isolate SC7728 linkage group LG16, ASM1482585v1, whole genome shotgun sequence. It encodes these proteins:
- the LOC122576408 gene encoding gustatory receptor for sugar taste 43a-like isoform X1, with amino-acid sequence MELKRTEKRREASYDGDLCRAIFPIYYLGKLCGVVPVRFYVHASEGCQARLNIIDLVYSLCVLILLLGAEIWGLWRDLKDGWEHSTRLKFRTAIIATCSDVLGVISLTVVCIAGSPFRWKYLQLVINKLIEVDRKIGVSSAKKARRFTICLTICSLVYLWFNSILDFYSWSRKTKNETFADKGPINYAPLYVMYTVIISAEIQYSVATYNIGQRLVRLNSSLKSMLNTNNSNNDDAIGYFRKFSETANDIGDKKGWNITPKRQLVLGSYRLSRKMDENKTYVSSISELIMVHSLLCDTVSLINTAFGVVLLAVTVSCLLHLVITPYFLIVQANEKHEWIFLVVQAGWCIIHISRMLIIVQPSYSTVAEGKRTAALVSQLLSCCFEADARRELEIFSLQLLHRPLEFSACGLFSLDRNLITSVRILDYSYEKQMHLSNT
- the LOC122576408 gene encoding gustatory receptor for sugar taste 43a-like isoform X2 produces the protein MELKRTEKRREASYDGDLCRAIFPIYYLGKLCGVVPVRFYVHASEGCQARLNIIDLVYSLCVLILLLGAEIWGLWRDLKDGWEHSTRLKFRTAIIATCSDVLGVISLTVVCIAGSPFRWKYLQLVINKLIEVDRKIGVSSAKKARRFTICLTICSLVYLWFNSILDFYSWSRKTKNETFADKGPINYAPLYVMYTVIISAEIQYSVATYNIGQRLVRLNSSLKSMLNTNNSNNDDAIGYFRKFSETANDIGDKKGWNITPKRQLVLGSYRLSRKMDENKTYVSSISELIMVHSLLCDTVSLINTAFGVVLLAVTVSCLLHLVITPYFLIVQANEKHEWIFLVVQAGWCIIHISRMLIIVQPSYSTVAEGKRTAALVSQLLSCCFEADARRELEIFSLQLLHRPLEFSACGLFSLDRNLITSIAGVITTYLVILVQY
- the LOC122576400 gene encoding myotubularin-related protein 3 isoform X2; translation: MKYQNGWISSIAEKLRNPRRRLKFVYDVSHREEMESSEEPTSLQSICHLHASELFPKHTHFECEDQTLTVPFTPLSGEFIVALGRTSDGVLALSNYRLYLQLSQACYNIPLGLIEQLEVKEIFFLHIGCKDARSLSCVFATNEHCLEWFKRLHKVTYPRKSIEDIFAFAYYAWSIEEGKDNTKLGKDNISYNATFNSEVERLKFNLHGTWRISQINKDYRICPSYPPLLLVPSCIPDDRLEIVAKFRSFRRIPAVVWRHVNNGAVIARSSQPEVGWLGWRSPDDEHLLKALSDACSYDKGESTMMDSSIIYPDTTDDSVTSNKTKKVLIVDARSYTTAVANRARGGGCECPEYYPSCDIQFMNLPNIHSIRKSFHAVRQLCASDADQPNWLSLLEGTRWLQHMSGLLRAAVTVASAIERDGRPVLVHCSDGWDRTPQIVALAQILLDPYYRTMEGFQVLCEREWLDFGHKFADRCGQTVGCEDPNERCPVFLQWLDCVHQLILQFKCSFQMSPAYLVKLAQHTYSQLFGTFLCNTRQERFQLRIRERTFSVWRFLNSSSFINHLYSPLKNQVLWPSCNVRDLVLWSEVYLGSMESLLGIRDDKQRVTMIDIEGGENEEPQGQMTKTRSYGDLMHTPDHAAYLHRRLSDPSASVEKKFDSLTLDTETSEKGKHNCTENCIIGDTIEKIITENQDKAKSYTTTTQTLNDSPVNPSVDSSTDTLIPSNDSVLEAIDKETKTEKNSSPDIVSPWIESSATSRIGCSCNRNYNHNHNEGSDVSDTSIPQISRTPSSVCPASPTYQDTVPDNPDRLDDVDGLPLIHCDVQMRVQQIIVEHKLKEEALRKELHTTRMALIKQVCNHNAETDRVDDIGSLPDSVGSTGDHGESLPSDMSWEAVEELGPAPILWVPDHAVSRCMGCDTEFWLGRRKHHCRCCGKIFCADCSENSTPLPSEQLYNPVRVCSECFSRLHRHTSPCQCNARHQNKGENDAELNSENLMTCQRSKGLNLTKDSCCDNLLQAAHQKAQPSVTAATVN
- the LOC122576400 gene encoding myotubularin-related protein 3 isoform X1, encoding MKYQNGWISSIAEKLRNPRRRLKFVYDVSHREEMESSEEPTSLQSICHLHASELFPKHTHFECEDQTLTVPFTPLSGEFIVALGRTSDGVLALSNYRLYLQLSQACYNIPLGLIEQLEVKEIFFLHIGCKDARSLSCVFATNEHCLEWFKRLHKVTYPRKSIEDIFAFAYYAWSIEEGKDNTKLGKDNISYNATFNSEVERLKFNLHGTWRISQINKDYRICPSYPPLLLVPSCIPDDRLEIVAKFRSFRRIPAVVWRHVNNGAVIARSSQPEVGWLGWRSPDDEHLLKALSDACSYDKGESTMMDSSIIYPDTTDDSVTSNKTKKVLIVDARSYTTAVANRARGGGCECPEYYPSCDIQFMNLPNIHSIRKSFHAVRQLCASDADQPNWLSLLEGTRWLQHMSGLLRAAVTVASAIERDGRPVLVHCSDGWDRTPQIVALAQILLDPYYRTMEGFQVLCEREWLDFGHKFADRCGQTVGCEDPNERCPVFLQWLDCVHQLILQFKCSFQMSPAYLVKLAQHTYSQLFGTFLCNTRQERFQLRIRERTFSVWRFLNSSSFINHLYSPLKNQVLWPSCNVRDLVLWSEVYLGSMESLLGIRDDKQRVTMIDIEGGENEEPQGQMTKTRSYGDLMHTPDHAAYLHRRLSDPSASVEKKFDSLTLDTETSEKGKHNCTENCIIGDTIEKIITENQDKAKSYTTTTQTLNDSPVNPSVDSSTDTLIPSNDSVLEAIDKETRKTEKNSSPDIVSPWIESSATSRIGCSCNRNYNHNHNEGSDVSDTSIPQISRTPSSVCPASPTYQDTVPDNPDRLDDVDGLPLIHCDVQMRVQQIIVEHKLKEEALRKELHTTRMALIKQVCNHNAETDRVDDIGSLPDSVGSTGDHGESLPSDMSWEAVEELGPAPILWVPDHAVSRCMGCDTEFWLGRRKHHCRCCGKIFCADCSENSTPLPSEQLYNPVRVCSECFSRLHRHTSPCQCNARHQNKGENDAELNSENLMTCQRSKGLNLTKDSCCDNLLQAAHQKAQPSVTAATVN